From a single Pyxidicoccus xibeiensis genomic region:
- the sitA6 gene encoding SitA6 family polymorphic toxin lipoprotein: protein MRTRHVLWFSLLAASLLGCSTTPRAPLQQSWDEAAVECDDVEEGPCVTLLCLGDACCFYRCEDMPSDVELARFPGARSPAAAPGSGPRRNWGGAGKLPGGAVMVFPNWNGGPERIIPPSRQLTAGRWEKHHIFPQAKGLADWFKLQGVTVHDYTLLIPRDLHRRIHGTDGRGGPWNQAWREFKARNGNASPEDIYKHAGELIHRFELMGGPVRPYHVRPGA from the coding sequence ATGCGAACTCGTCACGTTTTGTGGTTTTCGCTACTGGCCGCGTCGTTGCTGGGCTGCTCCACGACTCCTCGCGCTCCTTTGCAGCAGTCGTGGGACGAGGCTGCGGTGGAGTGCGACGACGTCGAGGAGGGCCCGTGCGTCACCCTCCTGTGCCTGGGTGATGCCTGCTGCTTCTACCGCTGCGAGGACATGCCCAGCGACGTCGAGCTGGCACGCTTCCCAGGGGCTCGGTCTCCAGCGGCGGCGCCGGGCAGTGGCCCGCGGAGGAACTGGGGAGGCGCGGGGAAGCTGCCCGGTGGCGCCGTCATGGTCTTCCCCAACTGGAACGGCGGCCCAGAGAGAATCATCCCCCCTTCACGCCAGCTCACGGCCGGACGCTGGGAGAAGCACCACATCTTCCCCCAGGCCAAGGGGCTGGCGGACTGGTTCAAGTTGCAAGGGGTCACGGTTCACGACTACACCCTCCTCATTCCGCGCGACCTCCACCGGAGGATTCACGGCACTGACGGGCGTGGAGGGCCGTGGAACCAAGCCTGGCGCGAGTTCAAGGCCCGAAACGGGAACGCCAGCCCCGAGGATATCTACAAGCACGCGGGAGAGCTCATCCACCGCTTCGAGCTAATGGGTGGCCCCGTCAGGCCCTACCATGTCCGCCCCGGGGCATGA
- the sitI6 gene encoding SitI6 family double-CXXCG motif immunity protein, which translates to MSRFYWLLENESEMSAYRGSFDASHKWYLPGVRCPGCSTTWASSGHQYPCIDLSLLPEVGEFEEPRPEPFSEFARLRELVRPLAPPDAWLPPGTSFGPLVGRASGSFGPFAWDGSWLMLMRRESLEELQAEGVRGLRGCRTELHFRQKNPPEMLELQIEPHGRLHPDCIPPEVPPPCATCGRFALSRPDEPILDAASLPTDRDLFRVGNFATMVIGTERFMDAVLRLDLDGITYRELPTR; encoded by the coding sequence ATGAGCCGGTTCTATTGGCTGCTCGAGAACGAGAGCGAGATGTCCGCCTATCGCGGAAGCTTCGACGCCTCGCATAAATGGTATCTGCCGGGGGTGCGGTGTCCCGGCTGCAGCACGACGTGGGCCTCTTCGGGGCACCAATATCCCTGCATTGACCTGTCGCTCCTACCAGAGGTGGGAGAGTTCGAGGAACCCAGGCCCGAGCCTTTCTCCGAGTTCGCGCGGCTGCGCGAGCTGGTGCGTCCGCTGGCGCCTCCAGATGCCTGGCTGCCACCCGGTACGTCCTTCGGTCCGCTGGTGGGGCGGGCCTCCGGGAGTTTCGGTCCGTTCGCCTGGGATGGGTCTTGGCTCATGCTGATGCGCCGGGAAAGCCTGGAGGAACTCCAGGCGGAAGGCGTGAGGGGGCTGCGCGGCTGCCGGACTGAGTTGCACTTTCGACAGAAGAACCCGCCGGAAATGCTGGAGCTCCAGATCGAGCCCCATGGCCGGCTGCACCCGGATTGCATTCCGCCGGAGGTGCCGCCCCCGTGCGCCACCTGTGGCCGGTTCGCGTTGTCGCGGCCCGACGAACCCATCCTCGACGCGGCCTCACTTCCCACGGACCGGGACCTGTTCCGCGTGGGCAACTTCGCCACGATGGTCATTGGCACCGAGCGCTTCATGGATGCGGTGCTGCGCCTGGACCTGGACGGCATCACCTACCGTGAGCTGCCTACGCGATGA
- a CDS encoding M48 family metallopeptidase, translated as MSVALERSEVRWGNTRIPYGIRRSGRRTTVALTVSPPGQVLLTAPRDTPLERLDAVVHAKAKWIASRLRAVRPPEPMPGPREFVGGESFLYLGRQYRLEVRAGGEDTGVRLGRGRLQVQVPGGRTGQARSDAVREALVGWYRAHALARLAERTAWWARRARMPEPRVLIREQEKRWGSCSRGVVRFNWRIIQAPMRLVDYVVAHEVVHLLHDAHGREFWAALGRLLPDYEARRARLLAEGPRFIW; from the coding sequence GTGAGCGTCGCACTGGAGCGCTCTGAGGTCCGGTGGGGGAACACGCGCATCCCCTACGGCATCCGCAGGAGCGGCCGGCGCACGACGGTGGCGCTGACCGTCTCCCCGCCGGGGCAGGTCCTGCTGACGGCACCCCGGGATACGCCCCTTGAGCGGTTGGATGCGGTGGTGCACGCCAAGGCGAAGTGGATTGCCTCGCGCCTGCGCGCCGTCCGCCCTCCCGAGCCCATGCCCGGCCCTCGTGAGTTCGTCGGGGGCGAGTCCTTCCTCTACCTGGGCCGACAATACCGCCTGGAGGTGCGGGCGGGCGGAGAGGACACCGGGGTGCGACTCGGGCGCGGACGGCTCCAGGTCCAGGTCCCTGGGGGACGCACGGGACAGGCGCGGAGCGATGCGGTGCGGGAGGCGCTCGTCGGGTGGTACCGCGCGCATGCGCTGGCCCGGCTGGCCGAGCGGACCGCCTGGTGGGCTCGCCGGGCCCGCATGCCCGAGCCCCGGGTGCTCATCCGTGAGCAGGAGAAGCGCTGGGGCAGCTGCAGCCGGGGAGTGGTGCGCTTCAACTGGCGCATCATCCAGGCGCCGATGCGGCTGGTGGACTACGTGGTGGCCCACGAAGTCGTCCACCTCCTCCATGACGCCCACGGACGGGAGTTCTGGGCGGCGCTCGGGCGGCTGCTTCCGGACTACGAGGCGAGGCGGGCCCGGCTGCTCGCGGAGGGCCCCCGGTTTATCTGGTAG
- a CDS encoding type I restriction endonuclease subunit R, with the protein MSPAPPSDWNEEHQSEGPAVTLLEKLGYTFVPANVLEAERASLKDPVLTERLAHALKKLNPWLSPENVHKAVRAITSNPAASLIEASEKLHTTLTHGISLEQDVGAGKKSQTLQFIDFARPERNEFLVTRQYRVLGAKKEIRPDLVVFVNGIPLAVIECKSPTLGDKWRDEAIRQVLRYQEVGSEYKDLGASRLFETTQLIIATCGQAASYGTIWTPHRFWAEWKEPHPLTLDELGTKLGRKPSAQDVLLYGLLEPRNLLDLTRNFVVFEVERGKTLRKVCRYKQFIAVNRALERARTAKRPEERGGVIWHTQGSGKSLTMLWLALKLRTDPAFDNPTLVVVTDRTDLDKQITDTFLRCGYPNPERAGGVKELRELLENPTGMTVTTTIQKFQELTSATGKSKRAPRDEHPTLSTADNIFVLVDEAHRTQYSSLAGNMRKALPNACFLGFTGTPIDKEDRSTLHTFGPYIDQYTIEQAVQDGATVPIFYESRLPQLRILGTSLDKVFDHVFADRSKEEREAIKKKYATEDAIAGAPRRLEAISLDLLEHYTQFIQPNGFKAQVVAVSRDAAITYKDTLDTLNAPESAIIITVGHNEGARFQKHRTSKQEQARLIERFLDPKDKLSLLVVCDMLLTGFDAPVEQVMYLDSPLREHTLLQAIARVNRRADGKKYGLVVDYWGVSMALKEALALFSPSDVKGAMQPKTDELPRLQTRHQAALRFFQKVKDPGDLDACVAVLEPEDVRADFDRAFRAFSESLDMLLPDPRALPYVDDARWLGKIRSAAKARFHDERLDIGDCGAKVRKLIEEAVIADGIQLLVKEVSLFGSEFDEKVAALKTPEARASEMEHALRHEIHVKLEENPAFYTSLRERLEQLIEDRKSQRIDDARQLELLQGLVNDARNEIGMAQKAGLNELAFAIYGVLNEGAIPQAGEPEPVYNEARKDLASLIQEALEPGTAIIDWATKEDVQREMRQRIKKQLRAARFGDAEEVEAATARIMDLARARRGR; encoded by the coding sequence TTGAGCCCCGCGCCTCCATCGGACTGGAACGAAGAACACCAATCCGAAGGGCCGGCCGTCACCCTCCTGGAGAAGCTCGGCTACACGTTCGTGCCCGCGAACGTCCTGGAGGCCGAGCGCGCTAGTCTGAAGGACCCCGTCCTCACCGAGCGCCTCGCCCACGCCCTCAAGAAGCTGAACCCGTGGCTCTCCCCTGAGAACGTCCACAAGGCCGTCCGCGCCATCACCAGCAACCCGGCCGCGAGCCTCATCGAGGCCAGTGAGAAGCTCCACACCACTCTGACCCACGGCATCAGCCTCGAGCAGGACGTCGGCGCGGGGAAGAAAAGCCAGACCCTCCAGTTCATCGACTTCGCCCGGCCCGAGCGCAATGAGTTCCTCGTCACCCGCCAGTACCGGGTGCTCGGCGCGAAGAAGGAGATCCGCCCCGACCTCGTGGTCTTCGTCAACGGCATCCCGCTCGCCGTCATCGAGTGCAAGAGCCCGACGCTCGGCGACAAGTGGCGCGACGAGGCCATCCGGCAGGTGCTGCGCTATCAGGAGGTCGGCTCCGAGTATAAAGACCTCGGCGCCTCCAGACTCTTCGAGACGACCCAGCTCATCATCGCCACCTGCGGCCAGGCCGCCTCCTACGGCACCATCTGGACGCCCCACCGCTTCTGGGCCGAGTGGAAGGAGCCCCACCCGCTCACCCTGGACGAACTCGGCACGAAGCTGGGCCGCAAGCCCTCCGCACAGGACGTGCTGCTGTACGGCCTGCTGGAGCCCCGGAACCTCCTCGACCTCACCCGCAACTTCGTCGTCTTCGAGGTCGAGCGCGGGAAGACCCTCCGCAAGGTCTGCCGCTACAAGCAGTTCATCGCCGTCAACCGCGCCCTTGAGCGGGCCCGGACAGCGAAGCGTCCCGAGGAGCGAGGCGGCGTCATCTGGCACACGCAGGGCAGTGGCAAGAGCCTCACCATGCTCTGGCTCGCCCTGAAGCTCCGGACGGACCCGGCCTTCGACAACCCCACCCTCGTCGTCGTCACCGACCGCACCGACCTCGACAAGCAGATCACCGACACCTTCCTGCGCTGCGGCTACCCCAACCCCGAGCGCGCCGGGGGCGTGAAGGAGCTGCGCGAACTCCTGGAGAATCCCACCGGCATGACGGTCACCACCACCATCCAGAAGTTCCAGGAGCTCACGAGCGCCACCGGGAAGTCCAAGCGAGCCCCGCGCGACGAGCACCCCACCCTGTCCACGGCCGACAACATCTTCGTCCTCGTGGATGAAGCCCACCGCACGCAGTACAGCAGCCTCGCGGGGAACATGCGCAAGGCGCTCCCCAACGCCTGCTTCCTGGGCTTCACCGGCACGCCCATCGACAAGGAGGACCGGAGCACGCTGCACACCTTCGGCCCCTACATCGACCAGTACACCATCGAGCAGGCCGTGCAGGACGGCGCCACCGTCCCCATCTTCTACGAGAGCCGCCTCCCCCAGCTGCGCATCCTCGGCACCAGCCTCGACAAGGTGTTCGACCACGTCTTCGCCGACCGCTCGAAGGAGGAGCGCGAGGCCATCAAGAAGAAGTACGCGACGGAAGACGCCATCGCCGGAGCCCCCCGCCGCCTCGAAGCCATCAGCCTGGACCTTCTGGAGCACTACACCCAGTTCATCCAGCCCAACGGCTTCAAGGCGCAGGTGGTGGCCGTCAGCCGGGATGCCGCCATCACCTACAAGGACACGCTGGACACGCTGAACGCGCCGGAGTCCGCTATCATCATCACCGTGGGCCACAACGAGGGCGCGCGCTTCCAGAAGCACAGGACGAGCAAGCAGGAGCAGGCGCGGCTCATCGAGCGGTTCCTGGACCCGAAGGACAAGCTCTCCCTGCTGGTTGTCTGCGACATGCTCTTGACGGGCTTTGATGCCCCCGTGGAGCAGGTGATGTACCTGGACTCGCCCCTGCGCGAGCACACGCTGTTGCAGGCCATCGCCCGCGTCAACCGCAGGGCGGACGGAAAGAAGTACGGGCTCGTGGTGGACTACTGGGGCGTGTCCATGGCGCTCAAGGAGGCCCTGGCCCTCTTCTCGCCCTCGGACGTAAAGGGCGCCATGCAGCCGAAGACGGACGAACTGCCCCGCCTCCAGACGCGCCACCAGGCCGCGCTGCGATTCTTTCAGAAGGTGAAGGACCCGGGCGACCTCGACGCGTGCGTGGCAGTGCTGGAGCCCGAGGACGTGCGCGCCGACTTCGACCGCGCCTTCCGGGCCTTTTCCGAGTCGCTCGACATGCTCCTGCCCGACCCCAGGGCGCTGCCCTACGTGGACGATGCCCGCTGGCTCGGGAAGATCCGGAGCGCCGCGAAGGCCCGCTTCCATGACGAGCGCCTGGACATCGGTGACTGCGGCGCGAAGGTGCGCAAGCTCATCGAGGAGGCCGTGATCGCCGACGGCATCCAGTTGCTCGTGAAGGAGGTCTCCCTCTTCGGCAGCGAGTTCGACGAGAAGGTCGCCGCGCTCAAGACACCCGAGGCCCGGGCCAGCGAAATGGAGCATGCCCTCCGCCACGAGATTCACGTCAAGCTGGAGGAGAACCCGGCCTTCTATACGTCCCTGCGGGAGCGCCTGGAGCAGCTCATCGAGGACCGCAAGTCCCAGCGCATCGACGACGCCCGGCAGTTGGAGCTCCTCCAGGGACTCGTCAACGACGCTCGCAACGAGATCGGAATGGCCCAGAAGGCGGGTCTGAACGAGCTCGCGTTCGCCATCTACGGTGTGCTGAACGAGGGCGCGATACCCCAGGCGGGCGAGCCGGAGCCCGTCTACAACGAGGCCCGGAAGGACCTGGCGTCCCTCATCCAGGAAGCCCTCGAGCCGGGCACCGCCATCATCGACTGGGCCACCAAGGAAGACGTGCAGCGGGAGATGCGTCAGCGCATCAAGAAGCAGCTCCGGGCCGCGCGGTTTGGCGACGCCGAGGAGGTGGAGGCCGCGACCGCCAGAATCATGGACCTCGCGCGGGCCCGGAGGGGACGGTGA
- a CDS encoding restriction endonuclease subunit S has translation MPPDGWSRAKLSDLIAELESGVSVNSEDRPTSPGEIGVLKTSAVTYGRFNPQENKAVIPPDLSRVRTTPRTGEIIISRMNTQSLVGASVYVDRDYPHLFLPDRLWQTVFRQPDALSTQWLSYVLASPKIRERMSAMATGTSGSMKNLTKGQLLSLDVNVPPLPEQHKIAAILSSMDDTIDKTQAIIDQLEVVKRGLLRDLLTRGIPGWHSEHKLTPIGKMPEGWTCRPLGFVIERIDTGWSPLCDAQPAPPGEWGVLKISSVTWGEFRPEENKRLPSGMEPRPEAEVHEGDLLVSRANTKELVGRSVLVTGAPSRLMASDKLLRLRLMSQRATAAFINFALSTDASRAQIEDAATGSSGSMKNISQEKLRSIMVPLPPLDEQISIAAALDSISQRIQRERSVLDEIRNLKSALLCVLLSGEVRVTFSAQEAA, from the coding sequence ATGCCTCCTGATGGCTGGTCACGCGCAAAGCTGTCTGATCTGATAGCCGAACTTGAATCCGGGGTAAGCGTAAACTCCGAAGACCGACCTACCAGTCCCGGTGAAATCGGTGTGCTCAAAACTAGTGCAGTCACCTACGGCCGGTTCAATCCTCAAGAGAACAAGGCAGTAATACCTCCAGACCTTTCGCGTGTGCGCACTACGCCCAGAACGGGTGAAATCATCATTAGTCGCATGAACACGCAATCTCTCGTTGGAGCCAGCGTCTATGTCGATAGAGATTACCCTCATCTATTCCTACCCGACCGACTTTGGCAAACCGTATTCAGGCAACCCGATGCATTGTCAACTCAATGGCTAAGCTACGTCTTGGCATCACCCAAGATACGTGAGCGCATGTCCGCGATGGCAACTGGCACAAGTGGAAGCATGAAGAACCTAACGAAGGGGCAGTTACTATCGCTCGACGTCAACGTTCCGCCCCTCCCCGAACAGCACAAAATCGCCGCCATCCTCTCCTCGATGGACGACACCATCGACAAGACACAGGCCATCATCGACCAACTGGAAGTCGTCAAGAGGGGACTCCTTAGAGACCTGCTGACGAGGGGAATTCCGGGATGGCATTCTGAACATAAGCTGACTCCGATCGGAAAGATGCCAGAGGGCTGGACGTGTCGCCCCCTCGGCTTTGTCATCGAACGCATCGATACCGGATGGAGTCCCCTGTGCGACGCGCAGCCTGCACCGCCGGGAGAGTGGGGAGTTTTGAAAATCAGTAGCGTCACATGGGGCGAATTCCGACCGGAGGAGAACAAGCGACTTCCGTCGGGAATGGAGCCCCGGCCTGAGGCGGAGGTACACGAAGGCGACCTCCTCGTGAGTCGTGCAAACACGAAAGAACTGGTTGGGCGTTCAGTGCTCGTCACGGGCGCGCCTTCACGGCTCATGGCGAGCGACAAACTGCTTCGCCTGCGGCTAATGTCCCAACGAGCAACGGCTGCATTTATTAATTTTGCACTCTCGACTGACGCATCTCGGGCGCAAATAGAGGATGCGGCTACGGGATCAAGCGGATCGATGAAGAACATCTCGCAAGAGAAGCTCCGGAGCATCATGGTTCCGTTGCCTCCTCTTGACGAACAGATATCGATTGCCGCTGCCTTAGACAGCATTTCGCAGCGAATCCAGCGGGAGCGTTCAGTTCTTGATGAGATTCGCAATCTCAAGTCTGCACTTCTTTGTGTACTGCTCTCTGGCGAGGTACGCGTTACATTCTCGGCACAGGAGGCCGCTTGA
- a CDS encoding N-6 DNA methylase: protein MASSGLSPLKRRLALAQLGRARLDELTRRYGLDVGDRRAVENHVESLVRSRSVDFAELLGGLKREELQSICDALGVDRSGREKDVLVQRILGGEAGPAQPPSPSQGPGRKPAALEQRNLELSTTERLTVDQLERHLWSAADILRGSIDSSDYKNYIFGMLFLKRISDVFEEEAEQLLAEGESEDVAWEDRDSHRFFVPQRARWSELRKVATNLGQALNTACSALEDENSTLDGILAGIDFNDERKLGDGKNRDTVLSKLVQHFSKLSLRNASLSEPDMLGRAYEYLIEKFADDAGKKGGEFYTPRKVVQLIVEMLQPKEGMRISDPTCGSGGMLIECAKYVQRHGGDPRNLTLHGQEKNLGTWAICKMNLLLHSLPDHRIEKGDTIRDPKLVQDDGLILYDRVIANPPFSLDEWGHEVAEADAHGRFRFGIPPKAKGDLAFVQHMVATLNKQGQLGVVMPHGVLFRGGSEAEIRKGLFKSDLIEAVIGLPSNLFYGTGIPAAVLVMNRAKPAERRGKVLFINAAQEFEAGKAQNYLRDQDVKRIVATFLAFKDVERYARVVPAEEIERNDFSLNISRYADTTEAEQTVDVEESVRKLRQLEAERAAAETKMNAFLKELGYAS, encoded by the coding sequence TTGGCAAGCTCAGGGTTGTCTCCGCTCAAGCGCCGTCTGGCCCTCGCGCAGCTCGGGAGGGCGCGGCTGGACGAGCTGACCCGGCGCTACGGGCTCGACGTGGGCGACCGGCGCGCCGTCGAGAACCATGTCGAGTCCCTCGTCCGCTCGCGCTCGGTCGACTTCGCCGAGCTGCTCGGAGGGCTCAAGCGCGAGGAGCTCCAGTCCATCTGCGACGCCCTCGGAGTGGACCGCAGCGGGCGCGAGAAGGACGTGCTGGTGCAGCGCATCCTCGGCGGCGAGGCCGGGCCGGCACAGCCCCCGTCTCCAAGCCAGGGCCCCGGGCGCAAGCCCGCGGCGCTGGAGCAGCGCAACCTGGAGCTGTCCACCACGGAGCGGCTCACCGTGGACCAGCTCGAGCGCCACCTCTGGAGCGCCGCCGACATCCTCCGAGGCTCCATCGATTCGTCCGACTACAAGAACTACATCTTCGGGATGTTGTTCCTGAAGCGCATCTCGGATGTCTTTGAAGAGGAGGCCGAGCAGCTCCTCGCGGAGGGAGAGTCCGAGGACGTGGCGTGGGAGGACCGCGACTCCCACCGGTTCTTCGTCCCCCAGCGCGCCCGCTGGAGCGAGCTGCGCAAGGTCGCCACCAACCTCGGCCAGGCGCTCAACACCGCCTGCTCGGCGTTGGAGGATGAGAACAGCACCCTCGATGGCATCCTCGCCGGCATCGACTTCAACGACGAGCGCAAGCTGGGAGATGGAAAGAACCGGGACACGGTGCTCTCCAAGCTGGTGCAGCACTTCTCGAAACTGTCCCTGCGGAACGCGTCGCTCTCCGAGCCCGACATGCTCGGGCGCGCGTACGAGTACCTCATCGAGAAGTTCGCGGACGATGCTGGCAAGAAGGGTGGCGAGTTCTATACGCCTCGCAAGGTCGTCCAGCTCATCGTGGAGATGCTCCAGCCAAAGGAGGGCATGCGCATCTCGGACCCGACGTGCGGCTCGGGCGGCATGTTGATTGAATGCGCGAAGTACGTGCAGCGCCACGGCGGCGACCCTCGCAATCTGACCCTGCACGGGCAGGAGAAGAACCTCGGGACGTGGGCCATTTGTAAGATGAACCTGCTGCTTCACAGCCTGCCCGACCACCGGATAGAGAAGGGCGACACCATCCGCGACCCGAAGCTCGTGCAGGACGATGGGCTCATCCTCTACGACCGGGTGATAGCAAATCCGCCGTTCTCCCTCGACGAGTGGGGCCACGAGGTGGCCGAGGCCGACGCACATGGACGGTTCCGCTTCGGGATTCCTCCCAAGGCGAAGGGCGACCTCGCCTTCGTCCAGCACATGGTCGCCACGCTCAACAAGCAAGGACAGTTGGGTGTTGTCATGCCGCACGGAGTCCTCTTCCGAGGGGGCAGCGAAGCCGAGATTCGGAAGGGGCTCTTCAAGAGCGACCTGATCGAGGCGGTCATAGGCCTGCCGTCGAACCTGTTCTACGGAACGGGCATCCCTGCGGCGGTGTTAGTGATGAACCGAGCGAAGCCAGCAGAGCGCCGAGGCAAGGTGCTGTTCATCAACGCCGCTCAGGAGTTTGAGGCGGGCAAGGCGCAGAACTACCTGCGTGACCAGGACGTGAAGAGGATTGTGGCTACCTTCCTCGCATTCAAAGACGTTGAGCGGTACGCCCGCGTCGTCCCGGCTGAGGAGATTGAACGAAATGATTTCAGCCTGAACATCAGTCGCTACGCGGACACCACCGAAGCGGAGCAGACGGTGGACGTGGAAGAGTCCGTGCGCAAACTACGGCAACTTGAAGCCGAGCGTGCCGCCGCAGAGACGAAAATGAACGCGTTCCTGAAGGAGCTTGGGTATGCCTCCTGA
- a CDS encoding DUF2381 family protein produces MRTLPFFGYGLIAVFVAASAAQASEERDNPTVRPIMLSEHPNDGTHSIYVKGQVVTILRFEQLVDAVKTKMIGWEGRLEPLAVVRNKVLLEPIYDLNRDEGIPLVVTLADGTEIPFLVKPPWSKRDGGWAPILDQQVDVFKDRESHASMHAALMDALKKNDTLTEENERYRKEENSVDHAYATLLVNGQRKKTPFRRRFVYRPKNEDMDMIVEVFEGPGKAAALVTLKNTDYGGPWEFDGAYLTRDFTHYTARPFALRMDRATIVPGQTGRIAVVADKSAFLTDDGQLTDLALQVFRGDGLLQVFVKLERTLLQK; encoded by the coding sequence ATGCGTACTCTACCATTTTTTGGGTATGGCCTGATTGCTGTCTTTGTGGCCGCGTCAGCCGCGCAGGCCAGCGAAGAGCGCGACAATCCCACCGTGCGCCCCATCATGCTCTCGGAGCACCCGAACGATGGCACCCACTCCATCTACGTCAAGGGGCAGGTCGTCACGATACTGCGGTTCGAGCAGCTCGTAGACGCGGTCAAGACGAAGATGATCGGTTGGGAGGGCCGACTGGAACCGCTGGCGGTTGTTCGTAACAAGGTGCTCCTTGAGCCCATCTACGACCTCAACAGGGACGAAGGAATTCCCTTGGTCGTGACACTGGCTGATGGAACCGAAATCCCGTTCCTCGTAAAGCCACCATGGAGCAAGAGGGACGGGGGATGGGCGCCGATTCTCGACCAACAGGTCGACGTGTTCAAAGACCGGGAAAGTCATGCGTCCATGCACGCGGCGCTGATGGACGCGCTCAAGAAGAATGACACCCTCACTGAAGAGAATGAGCGCTACCGCAAGGAAGAGAACTCCGTCGATCACGCCTACGCGACGCTCCTCGTAAACGGACAGCGGAAGAAAACACCATTTCGCCGCAGGTTCGTTTACCGGCCGAAGAATGAGGACATGGATATGATCGTCGAAGTCTTCGAAGGCCCCGGCAAAGCGGCAGCGCTCGTCACCTTGAAGAACACCGACTACGGTGGGCCGTGGGAGTTCGACGGTGCCTACCTGACCCGTGATTTCACCCACTACACGGCTCGACCCTTCGCGCTTCGCATGGACCGAGCCACGATCGTTCCGGGGCAGACGGGTCGGATCGCGGTCGTAGCGGACAAGAGCGCCTTCCTGACGGACGACGGGCAACTCACTGATCTCGCGCTCCAGGTCTTCCGAGGAGACGGCCTCCTCCAGGTGTTCGTGAAGTTGGAACGCACCCTCCTTCAGAAGTAG
- a CDS encoding serine/threonine protein kinase yields MSTPKALLFSSIVLLVTSPGCTGSGVALRPDGSPGPQECPEESKKAIRYMGLRVGDSALVDLDANQTESRRVTLYDGPIESVTREEFGPLRATSRLYGQVWTSGPQVVIRYYEAQSPNGEKVPICAVARLGYDQMRKLPESKPGTAILDGSVAAAFIVDAFR; encoded by the coding sequence ATGTCGACCCCCAAAGCCCTCCTGTTCAGTTCTATCGTCCTGCTCGTTACGTCGCCCGGCTGCACAGGGAGCGGCGTAGCGTTGCGCCCCGACGGTAGTCCAGGTCCGCAGGAGTGCCCGGAAGAATCAAAGAAGGCGATTCGCTACATGGGGCTGCGCGTTGGGGACAGCGCGTTGGTGGATCTCGACGCGAACCAGACCGAGAGCCGTCGCGTCACGCTCTATGACGGACCGATTGAGAGTGTCACGAGGGAGGAGTTCGGCCCGCTCCGTGCGACGAGCCGCTTGTACGGGCAGGTCTGGACGAGCGGCCCGCAGGTCGTCATCCGGTACTACGAGGCGCAGTCACCGAACGGAGAAAAAGTTCCCATCTGCGCGGTGGCGCGGCTCGGCTATGACCAGATGAGGAAGTTGCCCGAGTCCAAGCCTGGAACCGCGATCCTCGACGGCTCTGTCGCAGCCGCGTTCATCGTCGATGCGTTCCGGTAA
- a CDS encoding DUF5953 family protein has product MTTQSTLILIVYAPAFVSDDNRTIAAVHALERALPGLRLEWRVTERRRLAALPQRDAWLAEEATRGEFPMVCNNDRRYPVMISGLHRSADESPGGRPQLQVHAKLPLDAAAIAAAAEMLERVAEGTRAFWGRATPHDAAVDIAYQTAPTLEGPPSPRRGLPALKLFEHIRSPEIPYYLGWLNYWSAAAAQAIGFPDPTRDADLLLRARRTATGGWVVQLTDAPLDLDKPAHLDALKRAYERFPAIGGRAAP; this is encoded by the coding sequence ATGACTACTCAAAGCACCCTGATTCTCATCGTCTATGCACCTGCGTTTGTGTCTGACGACAACCGCACAATCGCTGCCGTCCATGCTTTGGAACGAGCATTGCCCGGCTTGCGCCTGGAGTGGAGAGTTACCGAGAGGCGACGGCTTGCCGCGTTGCCACAACGCGATGCGTGGTTGGCTGAGGAGGCCACACGCGGCGAGTTCCCGATGGTATGTAACAACGATAGGCGTTACCCTGTGATGATTTCCGGGCTGCACCGCTCCGCGGATGAGAGCCCAGGCGGTCGGCCACAGCTCCAAGTCCATGCGAAGTTGCCTCTAGATGCGGCGGCTATCGCAGCAGCGGCGGAGATGCTGGAGCGCGTAGCGGAGGGCACACGTGCGTTCTGGGGACGTGCGACCCCACACGACGCCGCGGTGGACATCGCGTATCAGACAGCACCCACGCTGGAAGGGCCGCCGTCCCCACGCCGGGGGCTGCCCGCCCTGAAGCTCTTCGAGCATATCCGCTCGCCCGAGATTCCCTATTATCTCGGGTGGCTGAACTATTGGTCTGCCGCTGCCGCACAGGCCATCGGGTTCCCGGACCCGACCCGGGACGCGGACCTGCTTCTACGGGCGCGGCGCACGGCGACGGGCGGGTGGGTCGTGCAGCTCACGGACGCGCCGCTCGATCTCGACAAGCCCGCTCACCTGGACGCACTGAAGCGGGCCTACGAGCGCTTCCCGGCGATCGGCGGACGCGCAGCCCCTTGA